In bacterium, the sequence AATGGAATTAAACTCATCTACCCTCCTTAAAAGATTATAGTGATTTTTTTATTATGTCAAGAAATTTTATTCAGAGGTACCAATTAGTTGCAACTTATCCCCAAATTTCTCTTTAAAAACATCTCCAAGAGTAACGCCCAGTCCCTCTTTTTGATTTTTCAGGTAGTTCTGAATTTTTTGTTTTTCTTCTTCATAATAAACCCGTTTTAAACTCAAACTTATCCTTCGTTCTAATGGTTTAACATCTAACACCTTTACTTTAACCTGCTCTCCTTCTTTAACTGCTTCTGAAGGGGAGGAAATTTTTTTGACCGATAACTCTGAAAATGGAACTAATCCTTCTATCCCATCACTAAAATGGACAAAGATATAGGATTTAGTTATCTTCGAGACCGTTCCGGTAACAATTGAGCCAATCTCAAACTTTTTAGAGATTTCTTTCCACGGATCAACCTGAGTTTGTTTCAGGCTTAATGAAACCTTTCCTTTCTCCTTATCCACATCTAAAACCATAACCTCAATTTTATCTCCTACATTCACTACTTCTCGTGGATGTTTTATTCTTCGATAAGATAATTCTGAGAGATGAATTAAGCCATCCGCTCCTCCTATATTGACAAACGCACCAAATCCTGTAAGTTTAACTACCTTCCCCTGGCATATTTTCCCTGGATGTAAAGAGTCAAGAACTGCTTGTTTTTCCCTTTGAAGTTCCTCTTCTACTGCCGATTTATGAGAGAAGATAAGTTTTCTCTCTTCTTGATTACAGTCTATTACCTTTAACCTTAAAGTTTTATTCAAATATCCATCTATGCCCCTTTTAGGGATAACATCAAGTTCTGAC encodes:
- the rpsA gene encoding 30S ribosomal protein S1, with translation MGSNGGILNGMIKRAMEEVIRKESVIPTEVQEKPEIESTQKEEMIEEVENIERFYEESIKSIKDGLILDGYVVQVDNEGALVSVGGKTEGFIPKEELSTRRFSHPSEVISVGDQVKVYVLTTDDGQGNLILSKKWVDIEQAWGNVITAFKENKIINGKVVKRVKGGLIVDIGIRGFIPMSELDVIPKRGIDGYLNKTLRLKVIDCNQEERKLIFSHKSAVEEELQREKQAVLDSLHPGKICQGKVVKLTGFGAFVNIGGADGLIHLSELSYRRIKHPREVVNVGDKIEVMVLDVDKEKGKVSLSLKQTQVDPWKEISKKFEIGSIVTGTVSKITKSYIFVHFSDGIEGLVPFSELSVKKISSPSEAVKEGEQVKVKVLDVKPLERRISLSLKRVYYEEEKQKIQNYLKNQKEGLGVTLGDVFKEKFGDKLQLIGTSE